A single window of Thalassoroseus pseudoceratinae DNA harbors:
- a CDS encoding LamG-like jellyroll fold domain-containing protein produces MIEELESLLFDWETGTLDDSGVSRIREILRSSEDARKVYLQHQMLSAALKLDVDAGLTTTNFPETTQTTPASTPKKTTNRVFRVSYWAVTAAAVLLFVLTGRLVQLELAGNKQSTTTAETGPGNVDREEPTSEGVALITQLVDIQWEDDQLPLEVGDAIRPGRLAIESGFAQIEFFCGATVIVEGPAELDLQSPQLAQVRSGRIRAQVPPAARGFALQVDDMTVVDLGTEFGLSVTESEANIQVFDGEVELQQPASEKRLLTTGDALIRGSNGTYSKTEVTPDQFLDIATIESRAANQRDERYLRWKAWSEKFRRDNRLIAYYDFNQEGNWLRRLESSLQPEKPLLNGAIVGANQVNGRWTSKSGLEFKRPGDRVRVQIPGEFTSLTFACWVKIDSLDRWYNSLFLTDHYNQGEPHWQILDTGQLFFSVRHKPDDVRGDAKKAQTHQPVLSPSFWKPSLSGRWLHVATAYDAKSGRVTHFLNGEILHEETIDPSLVVGTTRIGPASIGNWSIPTRQDSEFAIRNLNGSIDEFAIFAAALSADEIKEIYNNGKP; encoded by the coding sequence ATGATCGAGGAACTCGAATCGCTATTGTTCGACTGGGAAACAGGCACACTTGACGACTCTGGCGTCAGCAGAATTCGTGAAATTCTGCGATCGAGTGAGGACGCCAGGAAGGTCTACCTACAACATCAGATGCTCAGCGCGGCATTGAAGCTTGATGTCGACGCTGGTCTCACGACTACGAACTTCCCCGAAACCACGCAGACGACGCCAGCATCCACGCCGAAAAAAACGACCAATCGTGTCTTCCGAGTCAGCTACTGGGCGGTCACAGCCGCAGCTGTCTTGTTGTTTGTCCTGACTGGTCGACTCGTGCAACTTGAGCTGGCAGGTAACAAACAATCCACAACCACTGCGGAAACGGGGCCCGGTAACGTTGACCGTGAGGAACCGACATCCGAGGGTGTCGCGTTGATTACTCAGTTGGTTGATATCCAATGGGAAGACGACCAACTCCCGCTCGAAGTTGGTGACGCCATTCGGCCCGGTCGACTCGCTATCGAATCCGGATTCGCTCAAATCGAGTTTTTCTGCGGTGCGACGGTCATCGTCGAGGGCCCCGCGGAGCTGGATTTACAGTCGCCTCAACTAGCCCAAGTCCGTAGCGGTCGAATTCGTGCCCAGGTCCCACCAGCCGCACGCGGGTTCGCGTTGCAAGTGGATGACATGACGGTTGTGGATCTCGGCACCGAATTCGGGCTATCCGTTACAGAGTCGGAAGCGAACATTCAGGTTTTTGACGGCGAAGTCGAGTTACAACAGCCCGCCAGCGAGAAGCGGTTGCTCACCACCGGAGACGCTTTGATTCGTGGCTCGAACGGAACCTACTCGAAGACCGAAGTCACACCAGATCAATTCTTAGACATTGCAACCATCGAGTCACGAGCCGCCAACCAACGCGACGAACGTTATTTGCGGTGGAAGGCGTGGTCAGAAAAGTTTCGTCGAGACAATCGACTAATCGCCTACTACGACTTTAATCAAGAAGGGAACTGGCTACGACGATTGGAAAGTAGCTTACAGCCCGAGAAGCCCCTCCTTAATGGTGCAATCGTCGGGGCGAATCAAGTCAATGGTCGTTGGACCTCAAAGAGCGGTTTGGAATTTAAGCGTCCGGGAGATCGCGTCCGCGTGCAGATACCCGGTGAGTTCACCTCACTGACATTCGCTTGCTGGGTGAAGATTGACAGTCTTGATCGCTGGTACAATTCGTTGTTCCTCACAGACCACTACAATCAAGGCGAGCCACACTGGCAAATCCTTGATACCGGCCAACTATTTTTCTCGGTGCGACACAAACCGGATGATGTTCGCGGGGACGCCAAGAAAGCCCAAACGCATCAGCCCGTACTCTCGCCGTCGTTCTGGAAACCATCACTCAGCGGACGCTGGTTGCACGTCGCAACGGCATATGATGCCAAGAGCGGTCGCGTCACTCATTTCCTCAATGGCGAGATCCTTCATGAGGAAACAATTGACCCAAGTTTGGTCGTTGGGACGACACGAATCGGCCCGGCATCCATCGGCAACTGGTCAATTCCCACACGGCAAGATTCCGAATTTGCCATCCGAAACCTAAACGGAAGCATCGATGAATTTGCCATCTTCGCCGCCGCACTGTCGGCTGATGAAATCAAGGAGATCTATAACAATGGCAAACCGTGA
- a CDS encoding sigma-70 family RNA polymerase sigma factor: MHQANQSEEFVQQLTEHQTRLYGYVYSLLGDHSRTADVVQETNLVLWRKIDEFDPTKPFLPWAFAIARFQVLAHLRDQKRDRMLLDAELAETISSEAERQAETIDLVRLALRQCLQRLTDKNRELIEHRYIRSMSVADVASAAEKTVGAIKVAILRIRRQLAECVQQRTSTGGLQ; this comes from the coding sequence ATGCATCAAGCAAATCAGTCGGAAGAGTTCGTTCAACAACTCACCGAACATCAAACTCGACTATACGGCTACGTGTATTCGCTGCTCGGCGATCATAGTCGGACGGCGGATGTCGTTCAGGAAACCAATTTGGTTCTCTGGCGAAAGATCGACGAATTCGATCCGACGAAACCGTTCTTGCCTTGGGCATTCGCAATTGCCAGATTTCAGGTTCTGGCTCATTTGCGAGACCAGAAACGGGACCGGATGCTCCTCGACGCCGAGTTGGCCGAGACAATCAGCAGCGAAGCGGAGCGACAGGCCGAGACAATTGATCTCGTCCGCCTTGCATTGCGTCAATGCCTGCAGCGGCTAACGGACAAAAACCGCGAACTCATCGAACATCGCTACATCCGGTCGATGTCCGTGGCCGATGTGGCTTCCGCGGCTGAAAAGACCGTCGGTGCGATCAAGGTTGCTATCCTCAGAATTCGTCGGCAACTCGCCGAATGCGTTCAGCAACGCACTTCCACGGGAGGGCTGCAATAG
- a CDS encoding sialate O-acetylesterase, translating into MRTLTFAFALLMGAAMSFPSVLVAEVKLAAIFSNHMVLQRDKPVPVWGWADAGAKVTVAFGDQKKSVTADKTGKWTVKLDPLEATETPQTLQVGSNRHDRLVKVTDVLVGEVWLGSGQSNMAMTVSRALDFESEKANADYPQIRMFKESSGGAAKPQADAKGGWVICSPKSVGSFSATLYFFGRELHRKLDVPIGLINSSVGGTPIESWVAADAQANVAELKESHAAAVKAYESFDVAKAQAQYEKALAQWKTRATKAKADGKKVPRRPTNLAERHQRRSGPGGLFNGKIAPLIPYAIRGAIWYQGEANSHAEKGSLYQYQLPLLVEDWRERWGEEFPFAWVQLPNYERAGEGWMLVREGMLKSLRLPKTGMAITVDIGEANDIHPRNKQDVGRRLAFWALGDVYDFDIVTSGPVPSGHEIKNGEVIVSFRHVGDGLRAKSGELKGFVIAGTDGQWKPATAKIRDNVVVVSHPEISSPVAVRYAWKANPDGNLTNSAGLPASPFRISDDHAE; encoded by the coding sequence ATGCGCACTCTGACTTTTGCGTTTGCTCTCCTCATGGGGGCAGCCATGTCGTTTCCATCGGTTTTGGTTGCCGAGGTCAAGTTGGCGGCGATTTTCTCGAATCACATGGTCTTGCAACGCGATAAACCAGTTCCGGTTTGGGGTTGGGCGGATGCGGGTGCCAAAGTGACGGTTGCCTTCGGCGATCAGAAGAAGTCGGTAACTGCGGACAAGACCGGCAAATGGACCGTCAAACTTGATCCCCTCGAAGCCACGGAAACGCCTCAGACACTTCAAGTTGGATCGAATCGCCACGATCGGTTGGTGAAAGTCACTGATGTGCTGGTTGGCGAGGTTTGGCTAGGATCGGGGCAATCCAACATGGCGATGACCGTGTCCCGCGCTTTGGATTTCGAGTCTGAGAAAGCCAACGCGGATTATCCTCAGATTCGGATGTTCAAAGAATCTTCCGGCGGAGCCGCGAAGCCACAAGCGGATGCAAAAGGCGGATGGGTCATTTGTTCGCCGAAAAGTGTGGGAAGTTTCTCGGCGACACTGTACTTCTTTGGCCGGGAACTTCACCGTAAACTTGATGTGCCGATCGGTTTGATCAATTCTTCGGTCGGTGGGACACCGATTGAGTCGTGGGTAGCTGCCGATGCACAAGCGAATGTTGCAGAACTCAAAGAAAGCCATGCCGCCGCCGTCAAAGCCTACGAGAGTTTTGATGTCGCTAAAGCGCAAGCACAATACGAGAAAGCCCTTGCTCAGTGGAAAACCCGGGCAACCAAAGCTAAGGCTGATGGCAAGAAGGTTCCACGACGTCCCACCAACCTAGCCGAACGCCATCAACGCCGGAGCGGTCCTGGCGGACTATTCAACGGCAAAATTGCACCACTGATTCCTTACGCGATTCGCGGAGCGATTTGGTATCAGGGTGAAGCGAATTCGCATGCGGAAAAAGGGAGTCTCTACCAGTATCAACTCCCGTTGCTCGTTGAAGACTGGCGGGAACGTTGGGGCGAGGAATTCCCGTTTGCGTGGGTTCAGCTACCGAATTACGAACGAGCCGGTGAAGGTTGGATGTTGGTTCGAGAGGGAATGTTGAAGTCACTCCGACTTCCCAAAACTGGGATGGCGATCACCGTTGACATTGGGGAAGCCAACGACATTCATCCGCGAAACAAGCAAGATGTCGGTCGGCGATTGGCGTTTTGGGCTCTCGGTGATGTGTACGATTTCGACATTGTGACCAGCGGCCCAGTGCCATCGGGGCACGAAATCAAAAACGGTGAAGTGATCGTCTCCTTCCGTCACGTGGGAGACGGACTACGAGCGAAAAGCGGCGAACTGAAAGGGTTTGTCATCGCAGGAACAGATGGCCAATGGAAACCAGCCACGGCGAAAATCCGAGACAATGTGGTCGTCGTTTCCCATCCGGAGATCAGTAGCCCTGTTGCGGTTCGTTATGCTTGGAAAGCGAATCCAGACGGCAATCTGACGAACTCGGCTGGTCTGCCAGCATCTCCATTCCGTATCAGCGATGATCACGCAGAGTAA